Proteins found in one Planctomycetes bacterium MalM25 genomic segment:
- the htrA_3 gene encoding Putative serine protease HtrA, with translation MKNGSIALLLAILAAAPALAQRDDATPEEKQAVREMVESVTEVFEQIWVPRSRYTSGPHVREAFRPVVSETRRATVEVRQNRKRIALGAIVGPDGWILTKGSLIRGAVTCRLKDGREFDARVVGIDEPTDLAMLKIDAKDLPVLAIADAAPGGQQFVALRSENPPADPAVDEQADEQAKQESEGKPTPSAAGMMPGDWLATVGLARDPIAVGVLSVLPREIEKRDGFLGIRMDVNATPQPGKQPAVVVESVTPDSAASEAGLQPGDRILSVDSHPTATPQDLGAVIRGRNPGDRIELRVERDEQKLTLMAILRGWAPNAAERRAYYQNNLGGKLSQRRFGFPTALQHDTVLDPDQCGGPVVDLEGRVVGINISRAGRTETYALPVDLVRSRLFDLMSGRLAPIKVK, from the coding sequence ATGAAGAACGGATCGATTGCCCTGCTGCTCGCCATCCTGGCGGCGGCGCCCGCCCTGGCTCAGCGTGACGACGCCACGCCCGAGGAGAAGCAGGCCGTCCGCGAGATGGTCGAGAGCGTCACCGAGGTCTTTGAGCAGATCTGGGTGCCCCGTTCGCGTTACACGAGCGGCCCGCACGTCCGCGAGGCGTTCCGCCCCGTGGTTTCGGAAACACGTCGCGCGACGGTTGAGGTGCGACAGAACCGCAAACGGATCGCACTGGGCGCGATCGTCGGGCCCGATGGGTGGATCCTCACCAAAGGGAGTCTGATCCGCGGCGCGGTCACCTGCCGCCTGAAAGACGGCCGCGAGTTCGACGCCCGCGTGGTGGGGATCGACGAGCCGACCGATCTGGCGATGCTGAAGATCGACGCGAAGGACCTGCCCGTCCTCGCCATCGCCGACGCGGCGCCGGGCGGGCAACAGTTCGTCGCCCTCCGCTCCGAGAATCCGCCCGCCGACCCGGCAGTCGATGAGCAAGCCGACGAGCAAGCTAAGCAGGAATCGGAGGGTAAGCCCACACCGTCCGCGGCCGGGATGATGCCGGGCGATTGGCTGGCGACGGTCGGCTTGGCTCGAGATCCGATTGCCGTCGGGGTGTTGAGCGTGCTGCCACGTGAGATCGAGAAACGCGACGGGTTCCTCGGTATCCGGATGGACGTCAACGCCACGCCGCAGCCGGGGAAGCAGCCCGCGGTGGTGGTCGAATCGGTCACGCCCGATTCCGCGGCCAGCGAAGCGGGTTTACAGCCGGGCGATCGTATCCTGTCGGTCGACAGCCATCCGACCGCCACGCCACAAGACCTGGGCGCCGTCATCCGCGGCCGGAACCCGGGCGACCGGATCGAGTTGCGCGTCGAGCGGGACGAGCAGAAGCTCACCTTGATGGCGATCCTTCGCGGTTGGGCCCCAAACGCCGCGGAGCGTCGTGCCTACTACCAGAATAACTTGGGCGGCAAGCTGAGCCAGCGCCGGTTCGGCTTCCCCACCGCGCTGCAACACGATACGGTGCTCGATCCGGATCAGTGTGGCGGGCCGGTTGTCGATCTAGAGGGGCGCGTCGTCGGCATCAATATCTCGCGTGCCGGCCGCACAGAGACCTACGCCCTGCCGGTCGATCTGGTCCGTTCGCGGCTTTTCGACCTGATGTCGGGCCGTTTGGCCCCGATCAAGGTGAAGTAA
- the proB gene encoding Glutamate 5-kinase, with product MLDLARQQLAQDADPLVVKVGTRCLARPDGSLDEDQLESIATQLVQIGAGTGGDRRVVLVSSGAVGAGIGHLGLKERPTDLAGLQAAAAIGQSRLIEAYNRAFQHHGCYAAQVLLTADDINDRRRYLNARNAINALFDYGAIPIVNENDTVRTVELSRTVGDNDQLAAMVTNLLRAPLLVILTDVEGLYDGDPMDKESSVIEMVESLGAETDGVVQSTRGGEGPALSTGGMASKLEAAQLATAAGESVIIANGRRPNVLVDLLAGEPLGTLIPGSGGQITERKRWIGFAAQPVGALTLDTGAVRAVEKQGKSLLPVGVTAVTGEFDKGDLVSLLDPAGEEVGRGLTNYSSADLAQIAGLPSEAIAGVLGRAPYAVAVHRNDLTLVRG from the coding sequence ATGCTCGACCTCGCCCGCCAGCAACTCGCCCAGGACGCCGACCCCCTTGTGGTGAAGGTCGGCACGCGCTGCCTCGCGCGCCCCGACGGCTCGCTCGACGAGGACCAACTCGAATCGATCGCCACCCAGCTCGTACAGATCGGCGCCGGCACCGGCGGCGACCGGCGGGTGGTGCTGGTGAGCAGCGGCGCGGTTGGAGCCGGCATCGGGCACCTCGGCCTTAAGGAGCGCCCGACCGACCTCGCGGGGCTCCAGGCGGCCGCCGCGATCGGGCAGAGCCGGCTCATCGAGGCCTACAACCGGGCGTTTCAGCACCACGGCTGCTACGCCGCCCAGGTGCTGCTCACGGCCGACGACATCAACGACCGCCGGCGCTACCTGAACGCTCGCAATGCGATCAACGCTTTGTTCGATTACGGCGCGATCCCGATCGTCAACGAGAACGACACGGTGCGCACCGTCGAGCTGTCGCGCACCGTGGGCGACAACGACCAGCTGGCGGCGATGGTCACCAACCTGCTGCGGGCGCCCCTGTTGGTGATCCTGACCGACGTCGAAGGCCTCTACGACGGCGATCCGATGGACAAGGAGTCGAGTGTCATCGAGATGGTCGAGTCGCTCGGCGCCGAGACCGATGGCGTGGTGCAATCGACCCGCGGCGGCGAGGGCCCCGCGCTCTCCACGGGCGGCATGGCGAGCAAGCTCGAAGCGGCCCAGCTCGCCACCGCGGCGGGCGAGAGCGTCATCATCGCCAACGGCCGCCGTCCCAACGTGTTGGTTGATCTCTTGGCGGGTGAACCGCTCGGCACCCTAATCCCCGGTTCGGGGGGACAGATCACCGAACGCAAGCGTTGGATCGGATTCGCCGCCCAGCCCGTCGGCGCCCTGACACTCGATACCGGCGCCGTCCGTGCGGTAGAGAAGCAGGGCAAGAGCCTCCTGCCCGTCGGCGTGACCGCCGTGACCGGCGAGTTCGACAAGGGGGACCTCGTCTCGCTGCTCGATCCGGCGGGGGAGGAGGTCGGCCGCGGTCTGACCAACTACAGCTCGGCCGATCTGGCCCAGATCGCCGGCCTGCCGAGCGAGGCGATCGCCGGCGTCCTCGGCCGGGCCCCCTACGCCGTGGCTGTTCACCGCAACGATTTGACGCTGGTGAGGGGCTAG
- the ispH gene encoding 4-hydroxy-3-methylbut-2-enyl diphosphate reductase translates to MPGLIMRLVRYPLPAPTNRMKVLLASPRGFCAGVNMAIDSLELALQAFGAPIYVYHEIVHNQHVVNHFVSRGVVFLDQVEDAPVGSTLLFSAHGVSPETRARAKARDLRAIDATCPLVTKVHLEAIKYAKEGRTIVLIGHEGHDEVIGTMGEAPEAIVLVESPEDVDALEVSDPDHMAYLTQTTLSVDDTSRIIARLKERFPNIASPAKSDICYATQNRQEAVGLLSVEADLTLVLGSQNSSNSQRLAELSKEKGVAAHLIDGPQNIRAEWLQGVETVLVTAGASAPETVVEAVLDYLKENHAATVEPRLVREESVSFPLPKELRVLEKA, encoded by the coding sequence ATGCCGGGGCTTATCATGCGGTTGGTAAGATACCCGCTCCCCGCCCCGACCAACCGAATGAAAGTTCTCCTCGCCAGCCCGCGCGGCTTCTGCGCCGGCGTGAACATGGCGATCGATTCGCTCGAGCTGGCCCTCCAGGCCTTCGGCGCCCCGATCTACGTGTACCACGAGATCGTCCACAACCAGCACGTGGTGAACCACTTCGTGTCGCGCGGCGTGGTCTTCCTCGACCAGGTTGAGGACGCCCCCGTTGGTTCGACGCTGCTGTTCAGCGCCCACGGCGTCTCGCCGGAGACCCGCGCGCGGGCAAAGGCCCGCGACCTGCGCGCGATCGATGCGACCTGCCCGCTGGTCACCAAGGTCCACCTGGAGGCGATCAAGTACGCCAAAGAGGGGCGCACGATCGTGCTCATTGGGCATGAGGGGCACGACGAAGTGATCGGCACCATGGGCGAAGCGCCCGAGGCGATCGTCCTGGTCGAGTCGCCCGAGGATGTCGATGCCCTCGAAGTCTCCGACCCGGACCACATGGCGTACCTCACGCAGACGACCCTGAGCGTCGACGACACGAGCCGCATCATCGCCCGGCTCAAGGAGCGGTTCCCGAACATCGCGAGCCCCGCCAAGAGCGACATCTGCTACGCCACGCAGAACCGTCAGGAGGCGGTCGGGCTGCTCTCGGTCGAGGCCGACCTGACGCTGGTCCTCGGCAGCCAGAACAGCAGCAACAGCCAACGCCTCGCCGAGCTGTCGAAGGAGAAGGGCGTCGCCGCCCACCTGATCGACGGCCCGCAGAACATCCGGGCGGAGTGGCTCCAGGGGGTCGAGACCGTCCTGGTCACCGCCGGCGCGAGCGCCCCGGAGACGGTCGTCGAAGCGGTGCTCGACTACCTCAAGGAGAACCACGCCGCGACCGTCGAGCCGCGGCTAGTGCGCGAGGAGAGCGTGTCGTTCCCGCTGCCGAAAGAGCTGCGGGTGTTGGAGAAGGCTTAG
- a CDS encoding ribosomal-protein-S5-alanine N-acetyltransferase: MPVKTLTTDRLVLRPPCLEDAEALFERYAGDPGVTHFLTWPTHQSIEETIAFLRSKWSPESPKSRWVLCVDGDEAPSGMISAIHDGHTRTLGYALSKTLWGQGVMTEATRLVAEHLWRDPTVWRIDAHTHVDNVGSQRVLEKAGFRREGVLRRAFKIARCGDIPQDAVMYSQTRDDLNRTPAPEGDAGR; this comes from the coding sequence ATGCCCGTCAAAACCCTCACGACCGATCGCCTGGTCCTCCGGCCGCCGTGCCTGGAAGACGCCGAGGCCCTCTTCGAGCGGTACGCGGGCGATCCCGGGGTGACGCACTTCCTCACGTGGCCGACCCACCAGTCAATCGAAGAGACAATCGCTTTCCTGCGCAGCAAGTGGAGCCCCGAGAGCCCCAAGAGCCGGTGGGTCCTCTGCGTCGACGGCGACGAAGCCCCAAGCGGCATGATCAGCGCGATCCACGACGGTCACACCCGCACCCTCGGGTACGCCCTCAGCAAGACGCTGTGGGGGCAAGGCGTCATGACCGAGGCGACGAGGCTTGTCGCTGAGCACCTGTGGCGTGACCCGACCGTCTGGCGGATCGACGCGCACACGCACGTCGACAACGTCGGCTCACAACGTGTTCTCGAGAAGGCCGGCTTTCGACGCGAGGGCGTGCTACGACGCGCCTTCAAGATCGCCCGGTGCGGCGACATCCCGCAGGATGCGGTGATGTACAGCCAAACGCGTGACGATCTGAACCGCACTCCGGCTCCAGAAGGCGACGCCGGTCGATGA
- the purF gene encoding Amidophosphoribosyltransferase has product MLPEDDAPRHECGIAAVYHLPGRTSSLCPPQGPSEASRLMPRMLLDIQNRGQLSTGMTTWQPGRDLLLETYKELGGVSEAFRLSHRAKAESLMKQYAGTAAIGHVRYATCGKEDVNFAQPFEHRHLQKRKWFAFGFNGQLANYGKLREEILAKDEHHVALASDTEILMHEIARQRSGDRQPSLIEMMRGVGDRLDGAYSLALLNAQGEMLIARDPLGMKPVSYGVQDNLFASASESVALLNLGFDPDNIHSLEPGEAITIVDGRMKVERYIDTPRKAHCFFEWVYFANVASTLDDRSVYLSRKALGEELASAEPLEPDDDTVVVPVPDTSKAAADAMAYELGVPCVEGLMRNRYSGRTFIEGGDARLAKVTSKYTPLRQVLEGKRVLLVEDSIVRSTTMRALIGRLRDVGRVREIHVRVACPPIVAPCFYGIDMSTVGELFAPKFLAEGQDLETAYAAMAAELGADSLRYLPVESIARAIQMPAGDLCQACITGEYPTPEGQRLYQIALDDDANGSGASRTYEGAGV; this is encoded by the coding sequence ATGCTCCCAGAAGACGACGCCCCGCGCCACGAGTGCGGCATCGCCGCCGTTTACCACCTGCCCGGGCGGACCAGCTCGTTGTGCCCCCCTCAGGGCCCGAGCGAGGCGTCGCGGCTCATGCCCCGGATGCTGCTCGACATCCAGAACCGGGGCCAGCTCTCGACCGGCATGACGACCTGGCAGCCGGGTCGGGACCTCCTGCTGGAGACCTACAAAGAGCTGGGCGGCGTCAGCGAGGCGTTCCGCCTCAGCCACCGCGCGAAGGCCGAGAGCCTGATGAAGCAGTACGCGGGCACCGCGGCGATCGGCCACGTCCGCTACGCGACCTGCGGCAAGGAAGACGTGAACTTCGCCCAGCCGTTCGAACACCGCCACCTGCAGAAGCGCAAGTGGTTCGCCTTCGGCTTCAACGGCCAGCTGGCGAACTACGGCAAGCTGCGCGAGGAGATCCTCGCCAAGGACGAGCACCACGTCGCTCTGGCGTCGGACACCGAGATCCTGATGCACGAGATCGCCCGCCAACGCTCGGGCGATCGTCAGCCGTCGTTGATCGAGATGATGCGCGGCGTGGGCGACCGGCTCGACGGAGCCTACAGCCTGGCGCTGCTCAACGCCCAGGGCGAGATGCTCATCGCCCGTGACCCGCTCGGCATGAAGCCGGTCTCGTACGGCGTGCAGGACAACCTGTTTGCGTCGGCGAGCGAGAGCGTCGCGCTGCTGAACCTCGGCTTCGACCCGGACAACATCCATTCGCTTGAGCCGGGCGAGGCGATCACGATCGTTGATGGCCGGATGAAGGTCGAACGCTACATCGACACGCCGCGCAAGGCTCACTGCTTCTTCGAGTGGGTCTACTTCGCGAACGTCGCGAGCACGCTGGATGACCGGAGCGTGTACCTTTCGCGGAAAGCGCTCGGCGAGGAGCTGGCTTCGGCTGAGCCGTTGGAACCGGACGACGACACGGTGGTCGTCCCCGTGCCCGACACGAGCAAGGCGGCGGCCGACGCGATGGCGTACGAACTGGGCGTGCCGTGCGTCGAGGGCCTGATGCGGAACCGCTACTCGGGCCGCACCTTCATCGAGGGGGGCGACGCCCGCCTCGCCAAGGTCACCAGCAAGTACACGCCTCTCCGCCAGGTGCTGGAGGGCAAACGCGTGCTGCTGGTCGAGGACTCGATCGTCCGCTCGACCACGATGCGGGCGTTGATCGGCCGCCTGCGCGACGTGGGCCGCGTCCGCGAGATCCACGTGCGGGTCGCCTGCCCGCCGATCGTGGCGCCCTGTTTCTACGGCATCGACATGTCGACCGTGGGCGAGCTGTTCGCGCCGAAGTTCCTCGCCGAGGGCCAAGACCTCGAAACGGCCTACGCCGCGATGGCGGCCGAGCTGGGCGCCGATTCGTTGCGATACTTGCCCGTCGAGTCGATCGCCCGCGCGATCCAGATGCCGGCCGGTGACCTCTGCCAGGCGTGCATCACCGGCGAGTACCCGACGCCCGAGGGCCAGCGGCTCTACCAGATCGCCCTCGACGACGACGCCAACGGCTCCGGCGCGTCGCGGACTTACGAAGGGGCGGGCGTTTAA
- the ptlI gene encoding Pentalenene oxygenase yields the protein MSLDTPAAIPFAPVMPTSPETAEIPLPRSGAEPVTEGSLVDFSQDLMGGLFRLHQQHGPIAAFRDPEAGQSVVCLFDPEFNKQVLSRADRFHARFFGIRGPKRSSQRRVTCGLLAMNGEQHKRNRRMVKEPFGPKAIAAYSPTIAALATEEAALWREGEAFDYNDAMIRYMLRVTSRVLFGLDEPTLAYELGEQIADWVTLNHELGIGALVSHPGFNAGYEGLLDFAKKLEANVMELIRRRRDDPDPAANDVLSILVRSHDAEGGLSDEELVGQCCVLFAAAHMTTAHSFSWTTFLLAQHPDVMQSLWEQIHDGTVQERHPTGGAPLLERVIKEAMRVLPASAYSVRMNVEREQLGPLDLPPGTPIVFTPLITHRLASSFEDPLRFDPDRWLSINPSPYAYHPFGAGPRRCIGGPLAMEVMRTSLPIFLKDWRLTVVPGSRVDAEVKSTMLNPLHGVPMVADRHASAGGDGKFQASPVTGNVTELVALPPAEPTRKPR from the coding sequence ATGAGCCTAGATACTCCCGCCGCGATCCCCTTCGCACCCGTCATGCCTACTTCGCCGGAAACGGCTGAAATACCGCTCCCAAGGTCCGGCGCCGAGCCGGTGACCGAGGGGTCGCTGGTCGATTTCAGCCAGGACTTGATGGGCGGGTTGTTCCGGTTGCACCAGCAGCACGGCCCGATCGCCGCGTTCCGCGACCCCGAGGCGGGGCAGTCGGTTGTCTGCCTGTTCGACCCTGAATTCAACAAGCAGGTGCTCAGCCGGGCCGACCGGTTCCACGCCCGCTTCTTCGGCATCCGCGGCCCCAAGCGTTCCAGCCAACGCCGCGTGACGTGCGGCCTGCTGGCGATGAACGGCGAGCAGCACAAGCGCAACCGCCGGATGGTCAAAGAGCCGTTCGGACCTAAGGCGATCGCCGCCTACAGCCCGACCATCGCAGCGCTGGCGACCGAAGAGGCCGCCCTGTGGCGCGAGGGCGAGGCGTTCGACTACAACGACGCCATGATCCGCTACATGCTGCGGGTCACCAGCCGTGTGCTGTTCGGACTTGATGAGCCGACGCTCGCGTACGAGTTGGGCGAACAGATCGCCGACTGGGTGACGCTCAACCACGAGCTGGGCATCGGAGCCCTGGTGAGCCACCCCGGCTTCAACGCGGGCTACGAGGGCCTGCTCGACTTCGCGAAGAAGCTCGAAGCGAATGTGATGGAGCTGATCCGCCGCCGCCGCGACGACCCGGACCCCGCGGCGAACGACGTCCTCTCGATCCTCGTCCGCTCGCACGACGCGGAGGGGGGCCTCTCTGACGAGGAGCTGGTCGGGCAGTGCTGCGTCCTGTTCGCCGCCGCGCACATGACGACGGCCCACTCGTTCAGCTGGACGACTTTCCTGTTGGCCCAGCACCCGGACGTGATGCAATCGCTCTGGGAGCAGATCCACGACGGCACCGTGCAAGAGCGGCACCCGACCGGGGGCGCCCCGCTACTGGAACGCGTCATCAAAGAGGCGATGCGGGTGCTGCCCGCTTCGGCTTACTCGGTGCGGATGAACGTCGAGCGCGAGCAGCTCGGCCCGCTCGACCTGCCCCCCGGCACGCCGATCGTCTTCACGCCGCTGATCACGCACCGGTTGGCGTCTTCGTTTGAGGATCCACTCCGGTTCGACCCGGATCGCTGGCTCTCGATCAACCCGTCGCCCTACGCGTACCACCCGTTCGGCGCCGGGCCGCGGCGTTGCATCGGCGGGCCGCTGGCGATGGAGGTGATGCGGACGTCGCTGCCGATCTTCCTGAAGGACTGGCGGCTCACGGTCGTGCCCGGCTCGCGCGTCGATGCCGAGGTGAAGTCGACCATGCTCAACCCACTGCACGGCGTGCCGATGGTCGCCGATCGCCACGCGTCCGCCGGCGGCGACGGCAAGTTCCAGGCGAGCCCCGTCACCGGGAACGTGACCGAGTTGGTCGCCCTGCCGCCTGCCGAGCCGACGCGCAAGCCGCGCTAA
- a CDS encoding Anti-sigma-28 factor, FlgM has product MQINGPNQVHGAQGLSGPHFRKAPSAQPNGAAQQADRVEISSEAAEAARLAEAADARAAEHVKDADGVRTGLVARLKQEIAAGTYESADKLDTALDRLLDEAV; this is encoded by the coding sequence ATGCAGATCAACGGCCCGAACCAAGTCCACGGCGCCCAAGGCCTCAGCGGCCCCCACTTCCGCAAAGCGCCCTCCGCGCAGCCCAACGGGGCGGCCCAGCAAGCCGACCGCGTTGAGATCTCGAGCGAGGCGGCCGAAGCGGCCCGCCTGGCCGAGGCGGCCGACGCCCGCGCCGCCGAGCACGTGAAGGACGCCGACGGCGTCCGCACGGGCCTGGTCGCCCGGCTGAAGCAGGAGATCGCCGCGGGGACCTACGAGTCGGCTGATAAGCTCGACACGGCGCTTGATCGCCTCCTCGACGAGGCGGTCTGA
- a CDS encoding Antibiotic biosynthesis monooxygenase encodes MPNVTFTGHLRVPSADLSEVETELPRHIELTRAEAGCVRFEVTQDPNDPSRYEVNEEFIDAEAFRAHQLRVRSSPWEAVAARVERHDTVSGLSDA; translated from the coding sequence ATGCCGAACGTCACGTTCACGGGCCATCTCCGCGTTCCCTCTGCTGACCTCTCCGAGGTCGAAACGGAACTCCCCAGGCACATCGAACTCACACGAGCCGAAGCCGGCTGTGTCCGGTTCGAAGTGACGCAGGATCCAAACGACCCGAGTCGGTACGAGGTGAACGAAGAGTTCATCGATGCGGAGGCGTTCCGAGCGCACCAGCTGCGTGTGCGGTCCTCGCCTTGGGAAGCGGTGGCCGCCAGAGTCGAGCGACACGACACCGTTAGCGGGCTAAGCGATGCGTGA
- the lexA gene encoding LexA repressor, whose amino-acid sequence MANGVSLDSLTKRQREVLDFIRDKIESRGYGPTVREIGEQFEIASPNGVMCHLKALEKKGLITREANRSRAIQLAPEAQTPTGMPLVGSIAAGSLTEAIETAERFDFEDWFPSKRSHFALRVKGDSMIEAAIADGDLVICKKARTAQKGDIVVAVTDEGDATLKYWYPEANRVRLQPANSEMKPIYCRNAQVQGIVTGVVRRV is encoded by the coding sequence GTGGCCAACGGAGTTTCGCTCGATTCGCTCACCAAGCGGCAACGCGAGGTGCTCGACTTTATCCGCGATAAAATCGAGAGTCGGGGCTACGGGCCGACCGTCCGCGAGATCGGCGAACAGTTCGAGATCGCCTCGCCGAACGGCGTCATGTGCCACCTCAAGGCGCTCGAAAAGAAGGGCCTCATCACCCGCGAGGCGAACCGCTCCCGAGCGATCCAGCTCGCCCCCGAAGCCCAGACGCCCACCGGCATGCCGCTGGTCGGCTCGATCGCGGCGGGCAGCCTGACCGAGGCGATCGAGACCGCCGAGCGTTTCGACTTCGAGGACTGGTTCCCCAGCAAGCGGAGCCACTTCGCGCTGCGGGTGAAGGGCGACTCGATGATCGAGGCCGCCATCGCCGATGGCGACTTGGTGATCTGCAAGAAGGCTCGCACCGCGCAGAAGGGGGACATCGTCGTCGCCGTGACCGACGAGGGGGACGCGACCCTCAAGTACTGGTACCCCGAAGCGAACCGCGTGCGGCTGCAACCGGCCAACAGCGAGATGAAGCCGATCTACTGCCGCAACGCCCAGGTGCAGGGGATCGTGACCGGCGTGGTTCGGCGCGTTTAG
- the mucD_3 gene encoding putative periplasmic serine endoprotease DegP-like precursor encodes MLALGLSVWIRPATAGEPLDLPAGLDEALESGPPETVDQLRLLQTQVRRVVEAARPVTVAVELNDSVGSGVIISGDGLVLTAGHVCVEPNRVVWVRFPDNSRVRGLSLGVNHRLDSGLVRITDKPPTPESPEKANSLSEPEWPFVPLAEEGVTPGDWVVGLGQPNGFVEGRAPPVRLGRVLYTRDEAINTDVTLVGGDSGGPLLNLRGEVIGIHSKIGEEITSNYHVPVAAYRRGWDRLLSGRMIGLPDGEEPGDWRPQVGLAARQTEGRVVVTQVFADEPAAQAGVLVGDVLLRIDEDPIDSLRDLHRRVKRLEAFERTPLVVRRGDLEVELEVWLGRRPVEFPGADLTADWAQEGR; translated from the coding sequence ATGCTAGCGTTGGGGCTCTCGGTCTGGATCCGTCCCGCGACCGCCGGCGAGCCGCTCGATCTGCCTGCCGGGCTGGACGAGGCCCTCGAATCCGGCCCCCCGGAGACCGTCGACCAGCTCCGTCTGCTGCAGACGCAGGTCCGCCGCGTCGTCGAGGCGGCCCGACCCGTGACGGTCGCCGTCGAATTGAACGACTCGGTCGGCTCGGGCGTGATCATCTCGGGCGACGGCCTCGTGCTCACGGCGGGGCACGTCTGTGTCGAACCGAACCGGGTGGTCTGGGTCCGCTTCCCAGACAACTCGCGCGTCCGCGGTCTCTCGCTCGGCGTGAACCACCGGCTCGACAGCGGGCTGGTGCGCATCACTGATAAACCACCGACCCCCGAATCGCCCGAGAAGGCCAACTCGCTATCCGAGCCGGAATGGCCCTTCGTGCCGCTGGCCGAGGAGGGTGTGACCCCGGGCGACTGGGTGGTGGGGCTGGGTCAGCCGAACGGCTTTGTCGAGGGCCGCGCGCCGCCCGTCCGGCTGGGCCGTGTGCTCTACACCCGCGACGAGGCGATCAACACCGACGTCACCCTCGTGGGCGGCGACTCGGGCGGACCGCTCTTGAACCTGCGCGGTGAGGTGATCGGCATCCACAGCAAGATCGGCGAGGAGATCACCAGCAACTACCACGTGCCGGTCGCGGCTTACCGGCGTGGTTGGGATCGCTTGCTGAGCGGCCGGATGATCGGACTGCCCGACGGCGAGGAGCCGGGCGACTGGCGCCCGCAGGTCGGCTTGGCGGCGCGCCAAACGGAGGGCCGTGTCGTCGTGACCCAGGTCTTTGCCGACGAGCCCGCTGCCCAGGCAGGCGTGCTGGTCGGCGACGTGCTGCTGCGGATCGACGAAGACCCCATCGATTCGCTCCGCGATCTGCACCGCCGTGTGAAGCGGCTCGAGGCCTTCGAACGGACGCCCCTCGTTGTGCGGCGGGGCGACTTGGAGGTGGAACTCGAGGTCTGGCTCGGCCGGCGACCGGTTGAGTTCCCCGGAGCCGACTTGACCGCCGATTGGGCTCAGGAGGGGCGATGA
- the fur_2 gene encoding Ferric uptake regulation protein: MIQEGSQADFSLGEVRVSLTPQARFEEYLQSKGKRTTSQRRVLVDHVFSRHEHFDADELIDQLKQKGDDRVSRATVYRALEELVEAGLLRKMTLGSRAVYEHDYGYPQHDHLHCTQCDELIEFRSEELLALREAVARESGFRVTGHRLTISGVCRSCAEKRHRKLSPLDLI, translated from the coding sequence ATGATCCAAGAGGGTTCCCAGGCTGATTTCTCGCTAGGCGAGGTGCGCGTCTCGCTAACGCCGCAGGCGCGGTTCGAGGAGTACCTGCAGAGCAAAGGGAAGCGGACCACCTCGCAGCGGCGGGTGCTGGTCGATCACGTCTTCTCCCGCCACGAGCACTTCGACGCCGACGAGCTGATCGATCAGCTCAAGCAGAAGGGCGACGACCGGGTCAGCCGCGCAACCGTGTATCGGGCGCTCGAGGAATTGGTCGAAGCGGGCCTCCTACGCAAAATGACGCTCGGCAGCCGGGCCGTGTATGAGCACGACTACGGCTACCCCCAGCACGATCACCTGCACTGCACCCAGTGCGACGAGCTGATCGAGTTCCGCAGCGAGGAGCTGCTCGCCCTCCGCGAGGCGGTCGCCCGCGAGAGCGGCTTCCGAGTCACCGGCCACCGGCTGACGATCTCGGGCGTCTGCCGGTCGTGCGCCGAGAAGCGCCACCGCAAGCTCTCGCCGCTCGACCTGATCTGA